From the genome of Leptospiraceae bacterium, one region includes:
- a CDS encoding cyclic nucleotide-binding domain-containing protein, whose product MASIINLKAGKSIFKEGDLGRSMYIMLEGRVEIYVVINGQEVKLAEMNQGDFFGEMALFRQKPRSACARVLDDVRLAVIESRPQLEKFLMDNPMFAAKMVTIMAARLANTNDLLVQKINELSAKKMEYQ is encoded by the coding sequence ATGGCATCAATCATTAATTTAAAAGCAGGGAAATCAATTTTCAAAGAGGGTGATTTGGGTCGCTCCATGTATATTATGCTGGAGGGTAGAGTTGAGATCTATGTAGTAATTAATGGGCAGGAAGTAAAACTCGCTGAAATGAATCAGGGAGATTTCTTTGGAGAAATGGCCCTTTTCCGGCAGAAACCACGAAGTGCCTGTGCCAGGGTTCTGGATGATGTTCGGCTTGCGGTTATCGAAAGTCGCCCCCAGCTGGAAAAGTTTCTTATGGATAACCCCATGTTTGCAGCAAAAATGGTAACGATTATGGCTGCAAGACTTGCTAATACAAACGATCTTCTGGTTCAGAAAATTAATGAGTTATCTGCCAAGAAAATGGAGTATCAATAG
- a CDS encoding AraC family transcriptional regulator yields the protein MSLIWMFFGGTLAWVIALGQLVRPPLPKNYFLSLLLFCVGFWQNYLALLYSNQILNYPFLYNAMGPFVFFTGPLFYLYITLVIDESRIIRKRWIWHFIPGILAGLYLAPITYHLNTDKFQTFLELRKESRVGPIKQLLVLAVFLDMVYVLYLGRKIRGLFSREYLVNPKMRHILFFVLQTILVIILFFLAIVLENETLGRLSGGLVTFAMIYIYMLSQRYPDLIHYLSSEKKKYERSQLAGIDIEKVRLRLKQLMEEEKVFCDEDLDLKTLAENLEITPHQLSEFLNQKLDTNFKSFLKTYRIEEAKKLLFEEKERTTLSIGYAVGFNSNSAFHSAFRQATGMTPAKYRKGGSRGGDSLSK from the coding sequence ATGTCACTTATCTGGATGTTCTTCGGAGGAACCCTTGCCTGGGTAATTGCACTGGGACAGTTGGTTCGTCCTCCGCTCCCCAAAAACTATTTTTTATCCCTACTCCTTTTCTGTGTTGGTTTCTGGCAAAATTATCTCGCTCTTCTTTACTCTAACCAGATTTTAAACTACCCCTTCCTTTATAATGCAATGGGACCCTTTGTCTTTTTTACAGGCCCTTTGTTTTATTTATATATCACTCTTGTAATCGATGAATCGAGAATCATTCGAAAACGCTGGATCTGGCATTTTATTCCGGGAATTCTGGCCGGACTTTATCTGGCACCTATCACCTACCACCTGAATACAGATAAGTTTCAAACTTTTTTAGAACTCAGAAAAGAAAGTAGAGTAGGACCAATTAAGCAACTATTGGTTCTTGCTGTGTTTCTGGATATGGTATATGTATTGTATTTAGGTAGAAAAATACGAGGTCTTTTCAGCCGGGAATACCTTGTGAATCCCAAGATGCGTCATATTTTATTTTTTGTATTACAAACCATACTGGTTATCATTCTCTTCTTTTTAGCAATTGTTTTGGAAAATGAAACCCTCGGAAGGCTAAGCGGAGGTCTGGTCACTTTTGCTATGATCTATATTTATATGCTATCCCAGAGATATCCCGATCTCATTCATTATTTGAGCAGTGAAAAAAAGAAATACGAAAGAAGCCAGCTTGCCGGAATTGACATTGAAAAAGTCAGGCTCAGGCTAAAACAGCTCATGGAAGAAGAAAAAGTTTTTTGTGATGAGGACCTCGACCTGAAAACTCTTGCCGAAAATCTCGAAATTACTCCTCATCAATTATCCGAGTTTCTAAACCAGAAGTTGGATACAAATTTTAAATCCTTTTTAAAAACTTACAGGATCGAAGAAGCTAAAAAACTTTTATTCGAAGAAAAAGAGCGAACTACTCTTTCCATTGGTTATGCTGTGGGTTTTAACTCTAACTCGGCGTTTCATTCTGCCTTTCGACAGGCAACCGGTATGACTCCCGCAAAATACAGAAAAGGAGGGAGTAGGGGAGGGGACTCGCTTTCTAAGTAA